One Thunnus thynnus chromosome 21, fThuThy2.1, whole genome shotgun sequence DNA segment encodes these proteins:
- the rbbp8 gene encoding DNA endonuclease RBBP8 isoform X1: MSSPSLSSRTPKPDLFEDLWRQLGECHQNALQELEEKVNKLKKERCLDAQSLEVFYKRNQQLKEQNKTLQDAVSLFEERLRAGECDRCAILEENLKNSQDQNERLITKLKHERNGLEDENRKLHAELLKLKMTRSGPQRASSPEQEEGIIPDSPILPSSLPVANKLKKRKNLDKSKHVRYAEIPLPQSNNSLFSDLNKEPVDPKNPGRTEVLVPNTCELDTSQILKDDIIEEAIAETCGLELLNKPYMNTETTEVQQSSSTSPWKCDVRLKPYCSSSSASTLIHSPDSTTVRSPSLLPRVKRFPEEASICKAKRKKEDSDPEVWEEDKQGIQRSIDKQKEDQHVEPEPVKRTSAPLSSQSFKKEPSACKVQSAQNGTFSERPNISCASPTFKKPNGNVRERANQRRNPLQDLNNVQHDAEDAERKHKVEPMWSIDPALALSMYDSEWREDEQKEEQYTHGQLVDSDCTWVSHSLLQNRGEDSQDREDGGLGEKANDSLEQMFDTTAYGEYKSFSSSHVGKSQPCDEEEEEEEEEEEEEEDNDDAPGSTPGHRKGHKARPTYAHVVVVRKKDERRKLKGTTCKECEVYYAHLPEEEKQKKLSECSRHRFLYIPPSTPENFWEVGFPSTQTCIERGYIKEEKNPQARSRRRQPFNALFSPKKNQQES, translated from the exons ATGAGCAGCCCGAGCCTGAGCAGCAGGACACCCAAACCAGACCTCTTTGAGGATTTATGGAGGCAACTCGGAGAGTGCCACCAAAATGCACTTCAAG aaCTGGAGGAAAAAGTGAACAAGTTGAAAAAGGAGCGCTGTTT AGATGCACAGAGCCTTGAGGTATTTTACAAGCGCAACCAGCAGCTGAAGGAGCAAAACAAAACCCTGCAGGATGCCGTCAGTCTCTTTGAGGAAAG GCTCCGAGCAGGAGAGTGTGACCGATGTGCCATCTTAGAGGAGAACTTGAAAAACAGCCAAGATCAGAACGAGCGCCTCATCACCAAACTGA AGCATGAAAGAAACGGCCTTGaggatgaaaacagaaaacttcATGCTGAGCTGCTAAAGTTAAAGATGACCCG CTCAGGACCCCAGAGGGCCTCATCCCCAGAACAGGAAGAGGGCATCATCCCAGACTCACCGATCCTGCCGAGTTCGCTGCCTGTGgcaaacaaactgaagaaacGAAAAAATCTTGACAAAAGCAAGCACGTTCGCTACGCAGAGATACCTCTACCACAGTCTAACAACTCACTCTTCAGTG ACCTGAATAAGGAGCCGGTTGATCCAAAGAATCCTGGAAGAACAGAAGTGCTTGTACCCAATACATGTGAATTGGACACATCCCAGATTTTAA AAGACGACATTATTGAAGAGGCGATAGCAGAAACCTGTGGCCTAGAACTTCTTAACAAGCCTTACATG AACACTGAGACCACTGAAGTTCAGCAAAGCAGCTCAACATCTCCCTGGAAGTGTGATGTTCGTTTAAA GCCTtactgctcctcctcctctgcatccaCACTGATCCACAGTCCAGACTCGACCACAGTGAGGTCCCCGTCTCTGCTCCCTCGTGTCAAACGCTTCCCAGAAGAGGCCTCCATTTGCAAAGCCAAACGGAAGAAGGAGGACAGTGACCCAGAGGTGTGGGAGGAGGACAAACAAGGAATCCAGAGAAGTATAGACAAACAGAAGGAAGACCAGCACGTAGAACCTGAACCAGTCAAAAGAACCTCCGCACCTTTAAGCAGTCAAAGCTTCAAGAAGGAGCCATCTGCCTGCAAG GTTCAGTCAGCACAGAACGGAACTTTCAGCGAAAGGCCAAACATTTCCTGTGCAAGTCCTACTTTCAAGAAGCCAAATGGGAACGTTAGAGAACGAGCGAACCAGAGAAGAAACCCACTGCAGGATCTGAACAACGTACAACATGATGCAGAAGATG CTGAAAGAAAGCACAAAGTGGAGCCCATGTGGAGCATCGACCCCGCGCTCGCCCTGTCCATGTACGACAGTGAGTGGAGAGAAGACGAG CAAAAGGAAGAGCAATACACTCACGGGCAGTTAGTAGATTCAGACTGCACTTGGGTCAGTCACAGCTTACTCCAGAATCGGGGAGAAGACAGCCAGGACAGAGAGGATGGAG GGCTAGGCGAGAAGGCAAATGACAGTTTGGAACAAATGTTTGACACCACAGCCTACGGGGAGTACAAATCATTCAGCAGTTCACACGTAGGCAAGAGCCAGCCatgtgatgaggaggaggaggaggaagaagaagaagaggaagaggaggaggacaacgATG ATGCTCCAGGGAGCACTCCAGGTCACAGGAAAGGGCACAAAGCACG ACCAACATATGCACATGTGGTGGTAGTTCGCAAGAAAGATGAGAGAAGGAAACTGAAGGGCACTACCTGCAAGGAATGTGAAGTT TATTACGCTCATCTcccagaggaggagaaacagaagaagttGTCTGAATGCTCAAGGCACCGTTTTCTTTATATTCCTCCTTCCACTCCTGAAAACTTCTGGGAAGTCGGTTTCCCATCAACTCAAACATGCATTGAAAGAG GTTATATCAAGGAAGAGAAGAATCCACAGGCGCGTTCCCGGAGAAGACAACCTTTCAATGCTTTATTCTCCCCAAAGAAAAACCAGCAGGAGAGCTAA
- the LOC137173283 gene encoding UDP-N-acetylglucosamine transporter TMEM241 homolog — protein sequence MQWKRYITGFAFSFVFVVSYFTNKFVLSVLKFTYPTLFQGWQTFIGAALLLLSGKLGWVEMSRITRSAALSWLPGSLLFVGNIYAGSRALSRIDIPLFFTLQNSSHVVSYVILKVVHREKTQWLKLISICLMLLSAINLPLYDPQVDYSGYLWAVGHLFCVGAYRVFQVHYKSSNLSDLEQQCINYLFSVLLLAVAAHPTGDLMGALEFPSLQSHTFHCGCCASALLGFLLLLTTVKLKSGLSLEHFAVWIFLSKVTAMSLSPLVFYTEINAPSLICVVISHVGEALLVYSEREAQL from the exons tttgtctTGTCTGTGTTGAAATTCACCTATCCAACCTTATTTCAAGG ATGGCAGACATTTATCGGCGCTGCCCTGCTTCTACTCTCTGGAAAGCTGGGATGGGTGGAAATGAGCCGCATCACCAG ATCAGCTGCTCTTTCCTGGCTTCCAGGCTCCCTCCTGTTTGTGGGAAACATATATGCTGGTTCCAGGGCCTTATCACGCATA GACATTCCTCTCTTCTTCACTCTTCAGAATTCCTCTCATGTTGTCAGTTACGTAATCCTGAAGGTTGTCCACAGAGAG AAGACGCAGTGGCTGAAATTGATCAG CATATGTCTCATGCTGCTTTCAGCCATCAACCTTCCCCTCTATGATCCTCAG GTCGACTATAGCGGTTACCTGTGGGCTGTTGGTCATCTGTTCTGTGTTG gtGCATACAGAGTGTTTCAAGTTCACTACAAATCCAGTAATTTGAG tGACCTTGAGCAGCAGTGCATTAACTATTTGTTCAG TGTACTGCTGCTGGCCGTTGCTGCTCACCCAACAG GTGACCTCATGGGTGCCTTGGAGTTTCCCTCCCTTCAGTCCCACACATTTCACTGTGGTTGCTGCGCCAG TGCTTTGCTGgggtttttgttgctgttgacCACAGTCAAACTTAAAAGTGGATTATCTCTCGAGCACTTTGCAGTGTGGATTTTTTTGTCTAAG GTTACTGCCATGTCCCTCTCTCCATTAGTTTTCTACACAGAGATTAATGCTCCATCTCTCATATG TGTGGTCATCAGCCATGTTGGAGAGGCCCTGCTGGTGTACTCAGAGAGAGAAGCTCAGTTGTAA
- the nrros gene encoding transforming growth factor beta activator LRRC33 yields MPVHGITPILFCLLHMWRILSSHPQHSLCPMIQRTALCNNCKLSSVPAGLPDNIEELQLNYNHIQTLQDNSLFQYPLLSTLSLACNSIEKIESNTFKDSKLLESLNLANNNLHIGYQETSHALKKLPGLRSLDLSENKLDDEMVATLLQNLTSLEYLNLSGNLLRRLDETSFSDLYQLKELDLQRNILFELDGAFNSNPKLQRLNLAFNDLPCLTDFHMTQLVVLNASHNFIEWFISRQDLNDTFQLETLDLSDNKLLFFPFLPSQSQLRNLYLSHNSVNFYEHLATSPNSTSTVEFYNLKRYMRNVTAQLWNDSLHGDISSLEILDLSVNQLQYFPQGFIHRMPTLSRLRMYMNCLETLNLTSEHFSGSLYELDVSNNRLNQIVADEGTLTTLGNLSYLNLSLNNLDRLSSGLFSSLPSLRSVDLSYNNIDICLPEEAETGTDDISACVDWTNVVSLRQLYLKGCNLERVPLSAFAGLLLTHLELSDNPGLIVQQSRQSLSGTLQHLGLGNTQIQDFDFSDFQSLKSLNISGNSLVEVPPSLLNLDLKLLDLRDNKLSTIPSGQANTLAPKLQTVFLTGNLFNCCQTEWFRTFQTTKTINMVGQSDIECEDLFQTHRVENSQSFMCYDKGEESIFWYILLFVPICLSFVGISIIFLLTFKPEMLQKSIKKKCLKPTSY; encoded by the exons ATGCCAGTCCACGGAATCACTCCAATCCTGTTTTGCTTATTACACATGTGGAGAATCCTCTCAAGTCATCCACAACACAGCTTGTGCCCGATG ATACAAAGAACAGCTCTGTGCAACAATTGCAAACTCTCATCTGTACCTGCAGGACTGCCAGACAACATAGAGGAGCTTCAGCTCAACTACAATCACATTCAAACACTACAGGACAATTCTCTTTTCCAATACCCCTTATTAAGTACCCTGAGCCTAGCCTGTAACAGCATTGAGAAAATAGAATCAAACACTTTTAAAGACTCAAAATTATTAGAAAGCCTAAATTTAGCAAATAACAATCTTCATATTGGCTACCAAGAAACTAGCCATGCGTTAAAGAAGCTACCAGGGCTTAGATCTTTAGATCTCTCTGAAAATAAGCTTGATGACGAAATGGTTGCCACTCTCCTCCAAAATCTAACATCCCTGGAGTACCTCAATCTCTCTGGAAATCTCTTGCGGAGGCTGGATGAGACCTCATTCAGTGATCTCTACCAGCTCAAAGAACTCGACCTGCAGAGGAACATCCTGTTTGAGCTTGATGGTGCCTTCAACAGCAATCCCAAGCTCCAGCGGCTCAACTTGGCCTTCAACGATCTGCCTTGCCTTACTGATTTCCACATGACACAGCTGGTGGTCCTCAATGCCAGTCACAACTTCATTGAGTGGTTCATTTCTAGACAAGACCTCAATGACACTTTCCAGCTAGAGACGCTTGATCTGTCAGATAACAAACTACTCTTCTTCCCTTTCTTGCCCAGCCAGAGTCAATTGCGGAACCTTTACCTATCCCACAACAGCGTGAATTTTTATGAACACCTGGCCACATCCCCAAACTCGACCTCAACCGTTGAGTTCTACAACCTGAAGAGGTATATGAGAAACGTAACGGCTCAGTTATGGAATGACAGTCTTCACGGTGACATCTCCTCTCTAGAGATTTTAGACCTAAGTGTAAACCAGTTGCAGTATTTCCCTCAAGGATTCATCCACAGAATGCCTACCCTGTCCAGACTTCGAATGTACATGAACTGTCTGGAAACCTTGAATCTAACTTCAGAGCATTTCTCTGGCAGCTTGTATGAGTTGGATGTCAGCAACAACAGGCTGAACCAGATTGTAGCAGATGAAGGTACACTGACCACTCTTGGCAATCTGTCTTACCTTAACCTTAGCCTGAATAATCTTGACCGGTTATCCTCGGGATTATTTTCCTCATTGCCAAGCCTCAGATCAGTGGATCTCAGTTATAACAATATTGACATTTGCCTCCCTGAGGAAGCTGAGACTGGTACAGACGATATCTCAGCCTGTGTGGATTGGACAAATGTTGTATCCCTAAGGCAGCTTTACCTTAAGGGATGTAACCTTGAAAGGGTTCCACTGTCTGCGTTTGCTGGGTTGTTGCTAACACACTTGGAACTGTCCGATAACCCTGGACTCATTGTCCAACAATCAAGACAAAGTCTTAGCGGAACGTTACAGCATTTAGGTTtaggaaacacacaaatacaagaCTTTGACTTCTCTGATTTCCAAAGTTTGAAGTCTTTAAACATTTCGGGGAACTCTCTTGTCGAGGTTCCCCCTTCACTCCTAAATCTCGATCTAAAACTGCTCGATTTGAGGGACAACAAACTGTCCACTATTCCCTCAGGCCAGGCTAATACATTAGCCCCAAAACTTCAGACTGTTTTCCTCACAGGAAATCTGTTCAACTGCTGCCAAACAGAATGGTTCAGGACATTTCAAACAACAAAGACTATCAATATGGTTGGACAGTCAGACATTGAATGTGAGGATCTCTTCCAAACACACAGAGTGGAGAATTCCCAGTCATTTATGTGTTACGATAAAGGCGAAGAATCTATATTCTGGTACATTCTCCTTTTTGTGcctatctgtctttcttttgtgggcatttcaatcatttttctcCTCACCTTCAAACCCGAAATGttacaaaaatcaatcaaaaagaaatgtttgaagCCTACATCGTACTGA
- the fam168b gene encoding myelin-associated neurite-outgrowth inhibitor isoform X1 has product MNPVYSPAPTGVPFTNTKGIGYPVGFPVGYAAAAPAYNPSVYPGANPAFSSGYAPGTPFKMSCSPNTGTVPPYSSSPNPYPAAVYPVRSTYPQQNPYAQALIPSQQQGTYYTQPLYAAPPHVIHHTTVVQPNGMPAAMYAPPIPPPRHNGVAMGMVAGTTMAMSAGTLLTTPSPAPVAPHQVTMPTYRPPGTPSYSYVPPQW; this is encoded by the exons ATGAATCCGGTTTACAGCCCTGCACCAACAGGGGTCCCCTTTACCAATACTAAGGGTATAGGCTACCCAG TTGGATTCCCGGTTGGTTACGCAGCAGCTGCGCCAGCATATAATCCCAGTGTGTACCCAGGAGCAAACCCAGCCTTCTCCAGCG GCTACGCTCCAGGCACTCCTTTCAAAATGTCCTGCTCTCCCAACACAGGGACTGTCCCACCATACTCCTCCTCACCCAACCCCTACCCTGCTGCTGTTTACCCTGTCAGGAGCACCTACCCCCAACAGAACCCCTATGCACAG GCACTAATACCTTCACAACAACAAGGCACTTATTACACACAGCCTCTGTATGCTGCGCCACCTCATGTTATCCATCACACGACAGTGGTTCAGCCCAACGGGATGCCTGCAGCCATGTATGCCCCGCCGATCCCTCCTCCCCGCCACAACGGTGTTGCCATGGGGATGGTAGCTGGCACCACCATGGCTATGTCAGCTG GGACTTTGTTGACGACTCCATCACCAGCGCCTGTCGCTCCCCACCAAGTCACAATGCCCACATATCGGCCTCCTGGCACACCCAGCTACAGCTATGTGCCCCCACAGTGGTGA
- the fam168b gene encoding myelin-associated neurite-outgrowth inhibitor isoform X2, producing the protein MNPVYSPAPTGVPFTNTKGIGYPVGFPVGYAAAAPAYNPSVYPGANPAFSSGTVPPYSSSPNPYPAAVYPVRSTYPQQNPYAQALIPSQQQGTYYTQPLYAAPPHVIHHTTVVQPNGMPAAMYAPPIPPPRHNGVAMGMVAGTTMAMSAGTLLTTPSPAPVAPHQVTMPTYRPPGTPSYSYVPPQW; encoded by the exons ATGAATCCGGTTTACAGCCCTGCACCAACAGGGGTCCCCTTTACCAATACTAAGGGTATAGGCTACCCAG TTGGATTCCCGGTTGGTTACGCAGCAGCTGCGCCAGCATATAATCCCAGTGTGTACCCAGGAGCAAACCCAGCCTTCTCCAGCG GGACTGTCCCACCATACTCCTCCTCACCCAACCCCTACCCTGCTGCTGTTTACCCTGTCAGGAGCACCTACCCCCAACAGAACCCCTATGCACAG GCACTAATACCTTCACAACAACAAGGCACTTATTACACACAGCCTCTGTATGCTGCGCCACCTCATGTTATCCATCACACGACAGTGGTTCAGCCCAACGGGATGCCTGCAGCCATGTATGCCCCGCCGATCCCTCCTCCCCGCCACAACGGTGTTGCCATGGGGATGGTAGCTGGCACCACCATGGCTATGTCAGCTG GGACTTTGTTGACGACTCCATCACCAGCGCCTGTCGCTCCCCACCAAGTCACAATGCCCACATATCGGCCTCCTGGCACACCCAGCTACAGCTATGTGCCCCCACAGTGGTGA
- the rbbp8 gene encoding DNA endonuclease RBBP8 isoform X2, translated as MSSPSLSSRTPKPDLFEDLWRQLGECHQNALQELEEKVNKLKKERCLDAQSLEVFYKRNQQLKEQNKTLQDAVSLFEERLRAGECDRCAILEENLKNSQDQNERLITKLKHERNGLEDENRKLHAELLKLKMTRSGPQRASSPEQEEGIIPDSPILPSSLPVANKLKKRKNLDKSKHVRYAEIPLPQSNNSLFSDLNKEPVDPKNPGRTEVLVPNTCELDTSQILNDIIEEAIAETCGLELLNKPYMNTETTEVQQSSSTSPWKCDVRLKPYCSSSSASTLIHSPDSTTVRSPSLLPRVKRFPEEASICKAKRKKEDSDPEVWEEDKQGIQRSIDKQKEDQHVEPEPVKRTSAPLSSQSFKKEPSACKVQSAQNGTFSERPNISCASPTFKKPNGNVRERANQRRNPLQDLNNVQHDAEDAERKHKVEPMWSIDPALALSMYDSEWREDEQKEEQYTHGQLVDSDCTWVSHSLLQNRGEDSQDREDGGLGEKANDSLEQMFDTTAYGEYKSFSSSHVGKSQPCDEEEEEEEEEEEEEEDNDDAPGSTPGHRKGHKARPTYAHVVVVRKKDERRKLKGTTCKECEVYYAHLPEEEKQKKLSECSRHRFLYIPPSTPENFWEVGFPSTQTCIERGYIKEEKNPQARSRRRQPFNALFSPKKNQQES; from the exons ATGAGCAGCCCGAGCCTGAGCAGCAGGACACCCAAACCAGACCTCTTTGAGGATTTATGGAGGCAACTCGGAGAGTGCCACCAAAATGCACTTCAAG aaCTGGAGGAAAAAGTGAACAAGTTGAAAAAGGAGCGCTGTTT AGATGCACAGAGCCTTGAGGTATTTTACAAGCGCAACCAGCAGCTGAAGGAGCAAAACAAAACCCTGCAGGATGCCGTCAGTCTCTTTGAGGAAAG GCTCCGAGCAGGAGAGTGTGACCGATGTGCCATCTTAGAGGAGAACTTGAAAAACAGCCAAGATCAGAACGAGCGCCTCATCACCAAACTGA AGCATGAAAGAAACGGCCTTGaggatgaaaacagaaaacttcATGCTGAGCTGCTAAAGTTAAAGATGACCCG CTCAGGACCCCAGAGGGCCTCATCCCCAGAACAGGAAGAGGGCATCATCCCAGACTCACCGATCCTGCCGAGTTCGCTGCCTGTGgcaaacaaactgaagaaacGAAAAAATCTTGACAAAAGCAAGCACGTTCGCTACGCAGAGATACCTCTACCACAGTCTAACAACTCACTCTTCAGTG ACCTGAATAAGGAGCCGGTTGATCCAAAGAATCCTGGAAGAACAGAAGTGCTTGTACCCAATACATGTGAATTGGACACATCCCAGATTTTAA ACGACATTATTGAAGAGGCGATAGCAGAAACCTGTGGCCTAGAACTTCTTAACAAGCCTTACATG AACACTGAGACCACTGAAGTTCAGCAAAGCAGCTCAACATCTCCCTGGAAGTGTGATGTTCGTTTAAA GCCTtactgctcctcctcctctgcatccaCACTGATCCACAGTCCAGACTCGACCACAGTGAGGTCCCCGTCTCTGCTCCCTCGTGTCAAACGCTTCCCAGAAGAGGCCTCCATTTGCAAAGCCAAACGGAAGAAGGAGGACAGTGACCCAGAGGTGTGGGAGGAGGACAAACAAGGAATCCAGAGAAGTATAGACAAACAGAAGGAAGACCAGCACGTAGAACCTGAACCAGTCAAAAGAACCTCCGCACCTTTAAGCAGTCAAAGCTTCAAGAAGGAGCCATCTGCCTGCAAG GTTCAGTCAGCACAGAACGGAACTTTCAGCGAAAGGCCAAACATTTCCTGTGCAAGTCCTACTTTCAAGAAGCCAAATGGGAACGTTAGAGAACGAGCGAACCAGAGAAGAAACCCACTGCAGGATCTGAACAACGTACAACATGATGCAGAAGATG CTGAAAGAAAGCACAAAGTGGAGCCCATGTGGAGCATCGACCCCGCGCTCGCCCTGTCCATGTACGACAGTGAGTGGAGAGAAGACGAG CAAAAGGAAGAGCAATACACTCACGGGCAGTTAGTAGATTCAGACTGCACTTGGGTCAGTCACAGCTTACTCCAGAATCGGGGAGAAGACAGCCAGGACAGAGAGGATGGAG GGCTAGGCGAGAAGGCAAATGACAGTTTGGAACAAATGTTTGACACCACAGCCTACGGGGAGTACAAATCATTCAGCAGTTCACACGTAGGCAAGAGCCAGCCatgtgatgaggaggaggaggaggaagaagaagaagaggaagaggaggaggacaacgATG ATGCTCCAGGGAGCACTCCAGGTCACAGGAAAGGGCACAAAGCACG ACCAACATATGCACATGTGGTGGTAGTTCGCAAGAAAGATGAGAGAAGGAAACTGAAGGGCACTACCTGCAAGGAATGTGAAGTT TATTACGCTCATCTcccagaggaggagaaacagaagaagttGTCTGAATGCTCAAGGCACCGTTTTCTTTATATTCCTCCTTCCACTCCTGAAAACTTCTGGGAAGTCGGTTTCCCATCAACTCAAACATGCATTGAAAGAG GTTATATCAAGGAAGAGAAGAATCCACAGGCGCGTTCCCGGAGAAGACAACCTTTCAATGCTTTATTCTCCCCAAAGAAAAACCAGCAGGAGAGCTAA
- the fbxo45 gene encoding F-box/SPRY domain-containing protein 1 → MSGAAGGGGGGSSCSGAAAAASCSSAGSPYTAAAGGGAGVAGRLPARVLEHIFSYLEMFDLMRCSLVCWHWNNILADENSEVWRSLCNRSLSEEALRSDILCNLPTYKGKLKAFQHALSSHDCSRNVYVKKNGFTLHRNPIAQSTDGARGKIGFSEGRHAWEIWWEGPLGTVAVIGIATKRASMQCQGYVALLGSDDQSWGWNLVDNNLLHNGEVNGNFPQCNNAPKYQIGERIRVILDMDDKTLAFERGFEFLGVAFRGLPKACLFPAVSAVYGNTEVTMVYLGKPLDG, encoded by the exons ATGTCTGGAGCGGccggtggaggaggaggaggctcgTCCTGTTCGGGCGCAGCAGCGGCAGCCAGTTGCAGCTCCGCCGGCTCTCCCTACACCGCTGCCGCCGGAGGAGGCGCAGGGGTGGCCGGGAGGCTGCCAGCTCGAGTCCTGGAGCATATTTTCTCCTATCTGGAGATGTTCGACTTGATGCGGTGCTCGTTGGTGTGCTGGCACTGGAACAATATCCTGGCGGATGAAAACAGCGAGGTGTGGCGCAGTCTGTGCAATCGGTCTCTGAGCGAAGAAGCTTTGCGGTCGGACATTCTGTGCAACCTGCCCACCTACAAGGGGAAA CTTAAGGCTTTTCAACATGCTCTGAGCTCCCACGACTGCTCCCGCAATGTTTACGTGAAGAAGAACGGTTTCACCCTGCACCGCAACCCCATTGCCCAGAGCACAGACGGAGCACGTGGCAAGATCGGCTTTTCAGAGGGGCGGCATGCCTGGGAGATCTGGTGGGAAGGCCCTCTCGGCACCGTGGCAGTGATAGGCATTGCCACGAAGCGGGCGTCCATGCAGTGCCAGGGCTATGTGGCCCTGCTGGGCAGTGATGACCAGAGCTGGGGCTGGAACCTGGTCGACAACAACCTGCTCCATAATGGGGAGGTCAATGGAAATTTCCCACAGTGTAACAATGCACCCAAATACCAG ATTGGAGAAAGAATACGAGTGATTCTAGACATGGATGACAAGACGTTAGCCTTCGAGAGGGGTTTTGAGTTTCTTGGAGTAGCATTTCGTGGACTGCCCAAAGCGTGCTTGTTCCCTGCTGTTTCTGCAGTGTATGGAAACACTGAAGTCACCATGGTGTACCTGGGGAAGCCTCTGGACGGCTAG